CAGCAAGTGATTGAAGCTCATCAATTAGCCGCGGTAATGGCTGCAAGGGAACAGGAGATGATGAGAACTTATGAgcaaccacaacaacaacaatttaaCAATGAATATGATTCTGCAGGTACTGTAACAGATTTTGGTACAACAaaagttatttatatatatatatatatatttccagTGAAGTATATTTCAAACATTATtgataatattttcaaattaccaagtgttttgatgaaattttggaTACTAATGATTAGTTATAATAATGTGCAAGTGTTACTGCAGGATCATGTAATATAAAGTTACAAATTAAGACAGTTTAGATGTATTGTTCTTGGTTGGATAGAGTAACCTGATATCTATTGCTAGTGGGAGCTAATAGATATTCCATGGAATTAGTAGAGATAAATGGAAAAGCGGGCCTGGACACTAGGATCATAAAAATTAGAACAGTTTAAAGAAAATCACTTTCATTTAGAAAACGGACATTTTTTAGCTCACACAAAAACACATCTATTAATATGTGTTTTGAACTCTTATTTTAAGGAATTtagaatttattaattttaattctttGAATCCGTCTCTGTCAACAGGGCTAGTAACCGCAACAGGATTTCATCAAATGAGATCATCAGTATCACCTTCATTGGCATTGGCCTCATTTGACAATGATCCTTATCAGATTCAGCAAGCCCAGCAGGAGCAGCATCGCGGCCAGGTTCAGGTTCAGCCACATCAATTGCTTCAGCAACAGCAACAGCTACCGCAACAACCACAGACACCACAACAGCAACAGAGAGCCAACAGTGAAGAGGAAAGGGGCATTGGTCCTTCATATTAATGTTACAAGTCAGTTGAAGATTTTTTCCTtctagcaattttttttttttaatcttggtAAGTACCTTTCAATGCTTTTCCTTCTTGTCTCTTTCATATTTTACATATGAGTTCAAAAAGTATTAATCCTTGATAATCTCTTTATTACTAATTATCTTTACTTAACTACTACTACTtgaataattaatgatattattgtTTTACAGCAATGCCAAACAGGCTCTTAGTCGAaatacttttaataatattccACACTGTGTTAACTAATTATGTTTACCCAAGATCTTCTGAGTGCTGATCTTGGACCTAGTTATATATTCtaatgtaataatgtaaattTATTCTAAAACATACTTGGTCCAATATTGACCTGAATCATTAAGattattaatcaaatttcaacTAGTAAATGTCAAATTTGCTGTTAACAGggattaatattataatttagaaTTCAAATATGATTGTGTACATTTTAGAAGTTTGACAAACATGCTAATGCCTAATGGTTTGATTTAATTtagaattgtttttttaaaataataattgaaatttatgatattaaatgTGTTGCTATAATAGCTTattgttaaagataaaataacaagTTTAATTGCAAAATTATTTCCAACCACATAAATGTTTCATCATTATAAAACGGATcgaaaatttgtaaaagtttGCATGGATGAGATTAAATTGAATAGTACTTTCATTCCAAAACCAACAATATAGAAGTAGCATTATTATTTTAGGACCATTAAGGCTTTAATTTGTGCATATCTATTGTACAAGAATAAAACAGTACTGAAAGATTTGACCGGATCTTAATCGggcaaattaaaagaaaaaaaaatattactccctctgtcccaatttatatgacttactttcctttttagtcagtcccaaaaagaatgacacatttctattttaagtaacaatttgcctataaaatgtcttttttacccttaatgaaatgatttacaaccacacaaatttctatcattcattttggaccacaagttttaaaagtctttccatttttcttaaagtttgtGCCAAATCAAAGTacatcatataaaatgggacggagggagtagatattttcaaattatacaaactatattCTACTGAACTTATTATGTAAACTACGGATCATAATATATACTGAGACTATAAATGGAAAAGAATTcagtaatataatattgatttcATTAATTTGGTTAGTGCATTTCATATTGATTGTGTCATCCTCCGAAACATTTTTTCTTCGCCTTCATTCTCATTtgtctaaattatatataaatatttttgatataatattttctacttatctaacaaacataaaaaaaaaaaaataagaaacacatttgtttttctaaaataCATTTATGTTCATACTGAACACACCCTTtgctaattatttattttaaaaatataaccaCCGCCATTTAAAAACGTGTAGAGTTGAAAATAACTTATTACTTACTATACTTATTAGAGACTTTAAAGAATAGCATCCAAATAGTCATAGTTACTATGCTAATTTAGTATCTAATTAATCTTTGATGTACcaataacatatataatcataataagtacgactttcaaataaaaatacttaatgCAGAACTATTaagaaattttcttttctcACGCACGTGAGAATATTGTACGACATGTCTATATAATTGTATTATAATATAGTCAACGACTTACTACATATATAACTCAGCAATAAATAAACTAGTAGTGACATTGCTATATATAAGTAAAGGGTTTAACTCAAAATTCTTCATTAAAAAATTTGATCGATATgactaattatatttattttatgtgaggCGCAtgttaaattattcaaaaatatcAAAGTCACACGAGTATAAGAAAGTCACATGAGTATAAGTGGTTTTTGGGTAGGTGGGAAATTCATTGAGctggtttatttatttattttgggaaAAGTTGGAAGTTTGTGGTTAGAGTAGAAACTACTCTaatgattatatttttatttttatgtttgatattCATATTGGAATTCGATaaatatgatttcatattcaGGGGCTCAAATTCGATACCTCTATTTAAAGAGTATTTACCACTTCACCATAACCCTTATTGATAACGATTAAAATTGTATACAACAATAATGAAAACTTTaatacaattaatataatttgacTTGTAATAATAAGTTAGTAATcattttttactaaattatcgATTAATGTTAATACTAAAGATTTGTCTATAATTGTAATAATTACTTTCTTTATGGCTCCATCCAATGATAGTTGTCAAGACTCGATCAAGATTATTAAAAATACTATCCcagttaaattgttattttacaAAAACAAGATGAAGCTATaatttttgtcttattttatcttaataataattgttcttaaaataagattagtttataacatgttgaccAAATTTTTGGTAGGCAAAAGTGCttatttttttcccaaaaaaataattaaaaaagtgaAGTATTTGATCAGGttttttaagagaaaataaataattttgagaaataGCAGAAACTTTTTtcagaaattaaagaaatagtttttctaaaaacaactttttgaaaaaataattcaaaaacaacttaaaaacactttttaaaaatttgaccaATTATCAATAATCAATTCTCAAAAGTATCTTCCCTTTAAATTAGTTAGTGAAACACAAATTACTtataaaaaaacacttttttgaaattgtataatttttgGGGAGACAAGCTATTAAGTAGTATTGTTCTTTAATAAAGTACTACAATTTTCATTGGAAAGagataacaaataataaaaataatttttatttatgattttttaaataaaaaatgtgacaactaatatgagacatAGGGGAGTAATTTTTATGGTAGAGATTTTTGCATAATCAGAAGTTAATCTTGATTAGGTTTATATGatagtaatttaatttttttaagtgtCCTACACATGACATATGACTTTTAATAAGGGTAAATTTGGAATATGAATTTGTGCAGGGACAAAGAAGCTAATCAGATTTCACATTAGTCAGAAAGTCAGAATGGAGGTTTCTTCCTCTTTACGCGGTCACTACGACTCCTTTTTCACATTAGATCCCactaattgaatatatttaCACTCTTACCctctatataataaaaatgaccTCGACTAAATTATACTTGTCCATTTAATAATGatgtcttttcctttttaatctctTGTATCTTTTCTCCCCCATCACTCTCAAATTCTGTCTCATATATTCATTTTCATAATTATAAAAACCTACAAGAATAATAAACGTGTTATCTTTTTGTTGTATTCTTTTGAAGATCGATCGGATCGACAAGATTGAATCttcattttctcaattttttgtcaTAAAGGTAAATCAAGCCCTTTTCGATTTTTCTATAATGTGTGACTCAATTAATTCAGATTCATATCGTGTTTGCAGAGTGGAAAAATCTCATTCATCTCATCAGTCATCACAATTTTGTGATTCTTGTTTCTGTTTTCACTtgctataaataaatatttaaaaagtagaAAGATATAAGTATTAATTCttgtttatgttattttaattcattttctaCTCACTCCATTTTTCGCAGATGATATGAATTTTAAGGAGAGAGAGAGACGAAGGATTAAAGTTTGATCTATAGTGGTTTTGAAAATACAAGGTgatattttctttacttttttttgttttaatttaccTCGTTTTGAGTTTTTGGATCTTTATTTCtgtgtttaattaatttgtttgtgAATTGGAAAAGATATTGAGTTTGATAAGGAAACACAATAAATTTTGTGTTGATCTAAAGAGATTTTGATTCACTTGCTAACTTTAGATCTTAAACTACAACAAGTTTCCTCTTTACATAACTGCCTTCTTTTGCTATTATTCTTAAtggattttgaaaattttaggaAGAATTGGTTGTAACAGCAATTTTCTTACTAATCACTTCCCTATTACCTtgaataaaatcaattaaaataccTCTTAATTTATTCTATTgatgatataaatatatttacttgCCATGTTTGCTTCAATGTGACTTTAATGCCATGCATTCTTTAACATACATAATTTTACCATCTATAATTACTCTTCTATTTATCATACTGCAAAAATGCATTTTGTTATAAGTATATTTCTCAGATTttaggtctttttttttttttcttgtctaGGGCAATAGCAAGGCTAAAGATGTCATCGTCGAATTCTCCATGTGCAGCATGCAAATTCTTGCGTAGAAAATGCACACAAGAATGCGTTTTTGCTCCATACTTCCCACCAGATCAACCTCGAAAATTCGAGAATGTACACAAGGTGTTTGGGGCTAGTAATGTGGCTAAATTACTCAACGAATTAAATGCGACTCAACGGGAAGATGCTGTAAATTCCCTAGCATATGAAGCGGAATATCGCCTCCGTGATCCGGTTTATGGTTGTGTTGGACTAATTTCAATACTTCAACATAAGCTTAAGCAAGTTCAAGATGATTTATTGAATGCTAAGAAAGATTTAGCAACGTATATTGGTCCACAAGCAATGTTGCCAATGCTTCAACACTCTGGCTATATTCAACAGCATCCCAATAATCCCTCTTCTTCTAATATGATTGCTTATAATATGCAGCCAATGGGCTTGCAAACAGGGATGATGCAACAACAATTAATGATGCGcgatcctcaacaacaacagcaacaaaATCAGCAGCAAGTGATTGAAGCTCATCAATTAGCCGCTGTAATGGCTGCAAGGGAACAGGAGATGATGAGAACTTATGAgcaaccacaacaacaacaacaatttaaCAATGGATATGATTCTGCAGGTACTGTAACAGATGAAAACTCCGttatttagtttaaatattGAGTTTATTATATGTGTTTTGAAGTCTTatatatttagaattttttaattctaaatcTTGAATCTGTCTTTGTCTACAGGGCCAGTAACTGCAACAGGATTTCATCAAATGAGTTCATCAGTATCTCCTTCATTGGCATTAGCCTCATTTGATAATGATTCTTATCAGATTCAACAAGCCCAGCAGGAGCAGCATCATGTTCAGGTTCAGCCACATCAATTGCTTCAGCAACAACAACAGCTACCGCAACAACCACAGACACCACAGCAGCAACAGAGAGCCAACAGTGAAGAGGAAAGGAGCATTGGTCCTTCATGTTAATGTTACAAGTCAGATgaagattttttcttttaacaaatatttttaatcttgGTAAGTACCTTTCAATGCTTTTCCTCCTTGTCTCTTTCATATTTTACATATGAGTTCAAAAAGTATTAATATATCCTTGATAATCTCTTTATTACTAATTATCTTTACTTAACTAATACTTGCATAATTAATGATTAGGGTAGTTTTACCAGTTATACTATGTACTTAATTAGTAGTATTATAATTTGCAGGTTACAAAATCAGGCTTGTTAGAAGATTACACTGTGTATTAGATCTTTTAGTGATAgtgtaaaatatttaactcgTCCACTATGATTGTGTCCGTAATTATGCAATTTATGCATCTCTTAATAGATTGCCAAACactaaaacatgctttaaaaacCTATAATATTGTAGGTCCTTTCCTTATATTCAAGTGGttgaacattatttttttttaatattagtttttaCCTAAGCAATTTGCCTTAAGGTAAAGTCATTCCTTCAATTTTTAGGTTGCTTGATCTCTAGTGACTCTTCTCAATTATAAGAGGTTTGGCagctctcttttcttttattgcaaagaaaaaataaaggatTATGTGGCTTGCACTCTTTCCTCTCTTTGAGTACTTCACTTTCTTTGCTAAGCAAGACATTTAGTTTTTTTCGTACAAGCAATATACTTAAAAAAGAGTTTTCTGGTGTGaggtataaaatataataattttagaataaaatgtatgtatgattattttatcccacgtttggttggaggtattaggtaattcttgaattatttaTTCTACCATTTTTGCTTCAGGATAAGTTACTCATATACATATTGGAATAATTTATCTCGAAATAGTTAACCCAGGATAACTTGCTccaaccaaacaaccccttaagTACTTATATCCCATATAATGGATTATTGTACCGCCGTTGCAATTTAAACAACAATGTAATCTCGTAAGTGAAACCGAAAAATAATAGAATACACGCAGAACTTACTCTTTTATTACCAGTTATATTGTTTTATTACTTACTCTATTAATCAAATTACTATCATAGTAGTTAATATATAAACACGGTATCTTATGAGTGCAGAAAATTTAAACGCTTTCATCTAACATTTATTTCTTTGCGTCTGATGCGTAAACCAGTTTACAAAGAAGATGGAGATGGAGATGGAGATGAGAATATTCAACTTTGATAGTGAAAGGTGGCAAGTATCTGGCCttctttttagatttttcttTCTTGTCACCCCCTTTTGAGTTGTTGAAAGACATGATTTAATTATTGTGGgaggttaatttttttaaacatataataGAAAATTAGTACTGTTGTCTTTCATTTACCTATAGGTGCTGACTTTATGCAGCAATCATACAggtttcttttatatttttcttttctttttcaactttgACTAGTTTATGGTCAATTATTTCCTCTTTCATATAGCAGGTGGATTGAGAATTTCTAATTATTTCCTCTTTGATAGTTCCAAAATTTCTAATTATATCCTCCGCTCCATAGAGGAACACAAATAAATCGCTCCAGTTATACCCAACGGTATGACCTAACACTATCAATTAAGTGGAGCAATAATCATGAGAAATCatagttcaaattttaataaagatagtaataaattaataaataatttcttttcatttgcGTAAGTCCTCGTGGATGAATTACTTGACACTTGCACTGATGCAAAATACTAAATATCAGTGAAATAATAGTACGTTGTGGTTAATTTGATGGTTAAATTATACTGGTTTTTAATTTCAACACGATGATAAATGGatgcaaataaaataaaattgatgtaCTTTTCTCAAACAACGCAAGTAACAGCCTGTACGCAGCATGCATATTATACTCTATTATTGACcttaaccaatttttttttcaaaaaaataaaatcttgttACCACTGTCTCCTAAAACCTCAATTTTGTTATAGATTTCAGAGCTTTCATAAATGATAGTATGCTATTAAGGAATATTTTTATTCCACTTACAGTTGGGCTCATAGATTTCATGAAATTACGTCGATGGACATGTGCTGTTTGACTTCTATATAGGGAGGTTAGAATAAACTATTTCtcccgttcatttttacttgttacatatttttaaagtagatttttatttttttgacaaataaaaaaaaatatatttttttttcatattttacccttatCACTAAATATTattccccaattttttttcaaaacctaaTAGAGTACTTAACATCATTTAATAGAGATAGTATtgtaaaatacatatatcaataattattttcttaattgatgtgtcaagtcaaataatgacaagtaaaaatggatggagggagtacatttttaatttgtttcaatgtaaattactttctttatttcaaaataagtgttgctttaagaaaagaaaaacagatTGTCCCCAAATAAGTACCGTTTTAGAAATTTAAGACgaaaaatagtaatttattaCAACTATAcctttatattaaataatagaGCTGgccgaaaaataaaaagtagaaaagaaaattataaggTGGAAAATCAAATCGTCATCTGATAAAAGTTCatataatcaatcaattaactatatatataacattttgAGAAgtgaaatatatgaaaaattggTAGACTTCTTAGATCTCCTGCACAGGGGTCCTTCTTTCATTTTTGGAAGACCAAGTGCAATGTACCTACTAATTTAGGAGGGTTAAATAGACGggttaaataaaattaagattGATTAAAATATGTTCACGCATTAACAATATTTAATGCATCATAACCCTTCTAATTACCTAATTTAAATCTATTTTccattcatttatttttattttaaaatgtaattatgtaaaaataaattgcTAAAATAATGTACTGTACAGCAAAGTTGTAGAATTTATAACTTAATTCCAAAACCAATTCGTTTCATGACTTTTAACAAAACTACAGCAAAGTTGTAGAATTTATAACTTCATTCCAAAACCAATTCGTTTCTTGACTTTTAACAAAACTgctccattttaaaataattaaattgttgagCCAATACACACTCattaagaaaaacaaagtttacaacataaaataaagagcaattttcacatatattaaacataaaaatcatatttgtatgttatagctatagtttgcataattgcgctccataacaaattttatttttgctatggagcttttgatttgtataattcactagatacatccaattttgtacaaattattcagttttgtataaattcatttatacattgtaatttgtataataagatctgtatttgtataattgtaagtgtataggacgaaaatatatatatttgtatatacatttttcttcgttttatacaaacacaaacgcattttatacatttgtataccgaatgggtaattgtataccgaaaatgactaattgtataccgaaccagatggcaaaaaaatggaATGTTTGTtgtgaattacaaataaaataaactatggctataacatttaatttgaattaatagtttgctatttcatacaattttccctaaaatgACATCATTTTCCACTTGTGTCTATAGCAGTCAAAATGAGCTTAGCCCATGGGGCCGGCCCAACCCAACCCCTTATTGGGGTAGGGttgagataaaaaaatttaaacccATTTGAAACTAGGGCTTATATGCCCAATTCATATAAGTCATTGGCCCTTGAGGCTTGATGAGGGTTGGGCCGGGGTCGGTCCATGGgccaaaactatttatttagAGGTAACATACAACAATCTCACTAGTATAtgagttaattacttaaatgcatgttatgttgtaaaattACGAATCTTACTAGATTTTGGTACTTTCAAACAAAGGCGAACCCATGATTTGAAGATGACGGGTGCACCACCAACGGTAATGCACGTTAGTTAAAATATGTACCCAATATTGATttatatgataattttattaaacataaaaatacaaaactATGATATTCATgtagaaataaattaaatgactCTAGTAGATAAAGTTTGTTTTGTGGAGTGGTGGATTTAAATTTCACTTTGCACCATGAGGTCGCAAGTTCGAAACTAGCCACCCCCTATTTTATTCGATATTTTTAAACTTCACAGCTAAAaatagagctgtcaatatgggctagcccaCCCCATCCGGGCTAATCCATACAGGCTTTGACATTTTAC
The Solanum stenotomum isolate F172 chromosome 12, ASM1918654v1, whole genome shotgun sequence DNA segment above includes these coding regions:
- the LOC125848297 gene encoding LOB domain-containing protein 36-like isoform X2; the protein is MSSSNSPCAACKFLRRKCTQECVFAPYFPPDQPRKFENVHKVFGASNVAKLLNELNATQREDAVNSLAYEAEYRLRDPVYGCVGLISILQHKLKQVQDDLLNAKKDLATYIGPQAMLPMLQHSGYIQQHPNNPSSSNMIAYNMQPMGLQTGMMQQQLMMRDPQQQQQQNQQQVIEAHQLAAVMAAREQEMMRTYEQPQQQQQFNNGYDSAGPVTATGFHQMSSSVSPSLALASFDNDSYQIQQAQQEQHHVQVQPHQLLQQQQQLPQQPQTPQQQQRANSEEERSIGPSC